A single Maniola hyperantus chromosome 11, iAphHyp1.2, whole genome shotgun sequence DNA region contains:
- the LOC117986635 gene encoding HIG1 domain family member 2A, mitochondrial — MANDEPTDLDWLQLRRDMGPVHRVETTQEKFVRKFSENPFVPIGCLATAGALSYGLWCFRTKRSKLSQKMMRVRIVAQGFTIAALVVGVVMGAGKSLKNN, encoded by the exons ATGGCGAACGACGAACCAACAGACCTTGACTGGCTGCAATTGCGCCGTGATATGGGTCCAGTGCACCGTGTCGAAACTACGCAAGAAAAATTTGTCAGAAAATTTAGCGAGAATCCttttgtacctatag GTTGCCTTGCAACTGCTGGAGCATTATCATATGGTTTGTGGTGTTTTCGTACAAAAAGATCAAAATTATCACAGAAGATGATGCGTGTTCGTATTGTGGCACAAGGATTTACCATAGCTGCCCTCGTTGTAGGTGTTGTCATGGGTGCTGGGAAAtctcttaaaaataattaa
- the LOC117986423 gene encoding LOW QUALITY PROTEIN: coiled-coil domain-containing protein 149 (The sequence of the model RefSeq protein was modified relative to this genomic sequence to represent the inferred CDS: inserted 3 bases in 3 codons; deleted 5 bases in 5 codons; substituted 8 bases at 8 genomic stop codons), with translation MFTKPNKVQFQDQQLDDYVLENSVLKSKLHSKYDALSIMNKELDKCCMERDRYKYXLSNXNAKKIVARTYKQLGXICTTNTISGSEILARTKEHNNMLKLEVEILRSNLDEANGDILAXRKQLQRGQNYEELNEIKDCQTSRNDYEQLVHELEKVKRKYQQIQLDYRATLDDXEELVSDRDYYKNKVQRLNHQISFILTNRTKSQQRTTPXSLXWDIDAVLTENKYLHDRITTAXVEKEIVKRTLTKYKVLLDNRSKNETWNLKKGFTDVMTQKQVREYLDXHSKTGLKRNSASELKSLCLGLFEALNDKSIALQHQRKQTSEILASRITELEKTLESWCNGEKCIPSFPSQMLIEELLDAGSVKSVECKKNRIGNLSRIXRTKXLSIAEEELTESKDDLSVELNYEDGSGYDRSQNKIELPQELEQLVKEALAEIKSVQ, from the exons ATGTTTACTAAACCAAATAAAGTACAATTTCAAGATCAACAGTTGGACGATTATGTCCTCGAG aattcaGTTCTCAAAAGTAAATTGCACAGT AAATATGATGCTCTGTCCATTATGAACAAAGAACTAGACAAATGCTGTATGGAACGAGATAGATATAAATATTAGTTGAGCAATTGAAATGCCAAGAAAATTGTTGCAAGAACATACAAACAGTTGGGATAAATTTGCACGACCAATACAATAAGC GGCAGTGAAATATTAGCAAGGACAAAAGAGCACAATAACATGCTAAAGTTAGAG GTAGAAATCTTGCGGAGCAATTTGGACGAGGCAAATGGTGATATTTTAG CGAGGAAGCAGCTGCAGAGAGGACAAAACTATGAAGAATTGAACGAAATAAAAGACTGTCAAACATCGAGAAATGATTATGAACAACTTGTGCATGAATTAGAAAAAGTTAAGAGAA AGTACCAACAAATTCAACTGGATTACAGAGCTACATTAGATG AAGAAGAGTTGGTATCTGACCGTGACTACTACAAGAACAAGGTCCAACGTTTGAATCATCAAATTAGCTTTATCCTCACCAACAGAACAAAGTCACAACAGAGAACGACACCCTAAAGCCTATAGTGGGATATTGACGCAGTTTTAACCGAAAACAAATATCTACATGACAGAATAACAACAGCTTAAGTTGAAAAGGAAATTGTGAAAAGAACTCTGACAAAGTACaag GTGTTGTTGGACAATAGAAGCAAAAATGAGACATGGAACCTA AAAAAAGGATTTACAGATGTTATGACACAAAAACAAG TACGTGAATATTTGG ATCACTCAAAAACAGGCTTGAAAAGGAACTCTGCTTCTGAATTGAAATCTTTGTGCTTGGGATTATTTGAGGCTTTGAATGACAAATCAATAGCGCTGCAACACCAAAGGAAACAAACCAGTGA AATTCTGGCTAGCAGAATAACGGAACTGGAA AAAACACTAGAGAGTTGGTGTAACGGTGAGAAATGTATACCGTCTTTTCCCTCTCAAATGTTGATAGAGGAACTCCTCGACGCTGGTTCCGTCAAATCTGTTGAATGC AAGAAAAACCGGATAGGGAACCTCTCGAGAATTTGACGAACAAAATAACTTTCGATAGCTGAGGAAGAACTAACAGAAAGCAAAGACGATTTATCTGTGGAATTAAACTACGAAGATGGCAGTGGTTATGATAGAAGTCAGAACAAAATAGAACTTCCCCAAGAGCTAGAACAGTTAGTTAAGGAAGCCCTTGCTGAAATTAAGTCTGTTCAATAA
- the Tasp1 gene encoding threonine aspartase 1: MNGFIAVHCGAGFHSDSLRKDYQKTCYAACRRAAEALSQGGNAVDAVEKAIIELENSPLTNAGYGSNLSWDGLVECDASIMNGQTLHFGACGAVSNVWNPITLAKQLCIKQCESLSLGRVPPCILTGKGAKTWAERMGLQIVDDQKMVSSRAFRNYKHCKRKLKRYSVQNDLTFSPLDTVGAICVDSNGVVASGASSGGVSLKHEGRVGQAASFGSGVWALMSRDGIKPSIAACTSGCGEHLIRTQLAKNSAESLQESSPTLGLNKCLKENFLESPFLWDIPERLGGSLALTFNPQVGEGELLWGHTTKTMCIGFMSTEIAKPKCVISYLPPKAEVGQKAVVSGVPFKVSMQPIPVLQWEVTTDLNLNGSL; encoded by the exons ATGAATGGATTTATAGCTGTCCACTGCG GGGCTGGATTTCACAGTGATTCTTTAAGAAAGGATTACCAAAAAACTTGCTATGCCGCATGCAGAAGAGCTGCTGAAGCACTGTCACAAGGTGGAAATGCTGTTGATGCTGTAGAGAAGGCTATAATTG AATTGGAAAATAGTCCTTTAACAAATGCTGGATATGGATCAAATCTTAGTTGGGATGGATTAGTAGAATGTGATGCATCAATTATGAATGGGCAAACTTTACACTTTGGTGCATGTGGTGCAGTTTCAAATGTGTGGAACCCAATCACACTCGCCAAACAACTTTGTATTAAACAATGCGAGAGCCTCTCTTTAGGAAGAGTGCCACCCTGTATACTGACAGGCAAAGGAGCAAAAACATGGGCAGAAAGGATGGGCTTACAAATTGTTGATGACCAGAAAATGGTATCAAGTCGAGCATTTCGGAATTATAAACATTGTAAACGGAAGTTGAAGAGATATTCTGTTCAAAACGACTTAACGTTTAGTCCTTTAGATACTGTAGGAGCAATTTGTGTAGATTCAAATGGTGTAGTGGCATCTGGAGCGAGCTCAGGCGGGGTATCCCTAAAACATGAGGGCCGAGTAGGACAGGCAGCTTCCTTCGGAAGTGGAGTATGGGCTCTGATGAGCAGAGATGGTATCAAACCTTCTATTGCAGCTTGCACTTCAGGATGTGGTGAACATCTCATTAGAACTCAATTGGCCAAAAATTCTGCAGAAAGCTTACAAGAATCATCACCAACGTTGGGTCTCAATAAATGCTTGAAGGAAAATTTTTTAGAGTCACCTTTTCTGTGGGATATCCCAGAGAGACTTGGTGGTTCTTTAGCTCTCACCTTTAATCCCCAAGTTGGAGAAGGAGAACTTCTTTGGGGTCACACCACTAAGACAATGTGCATTGGGTTCATGTCTACAGAGATTGCTAAACCAAAG TGTGTAATTTCTTATCTGCCGCCTAAAGCAGAAGTTGGTCAAAAAGCTGTTGTGTCTGGTGTGCCCTTCAAAGTTTCAATGCAACCAATACCAGTATTACAATGGGAAGTCACCACTGATCTCAATTTAAATGGATCTCTTTga
- the LOC117986636 gene encoding LOW QUALITY PROTEIN: girdin-like (The sequence of the model RefSeq protein was modified relative to this genomic sequence to represent the inferred CDS: inserted 3 bases in 3 codons; deleted 1 base in 1 codon; substituted 1 base at 1 genomic stop codon) codes for MAASASEIEDFLSGPLISWFKSCLPEPEAXKNYSSLFDGDILHHIYLQIDPEPSFHITKLTGLEDQALILGRVKNFDAIVKNVKALYDEELGMTLLVVPECICLGKAPESREGLENMKLLALLLLGAAVQCPNKEXFITRIKELDVXLQHNIVECIKQVTDMQTVVLTPDAIDLFQSPTMFNHMRRLAKERDHYLQNWASLVLNEGLCENENENKSGKSRSTQNVNQNNGESQHLAVELADWKARLRKQRQELEEKSEQLSECREELEHTKQVLAKLRADSQEWFNEARKAAGYRDEVDALREKAERCDRLEQEIQRYRDRLADAEYYKTRVAELREDNKALMETRDALEEQLQRARKRAEQCLTLEAAMIKLKRDANDIALERDADQQKIQELIEENNHLQYITRSVLSESNNSNLDTDNEGENTLESGENSLSEQLTSNAQARALKLELENKRLLSTIDSLREQSLLESSDKVLELEKEKKRLTLKCEQLQENCNRLKQQNSELEEVFKNALEENRKLQDSLDKQKSFMDRQAIDRDSEKNKLQDFETHLESLTKDKQRIQMLCDSIQRRADDLEKTLDSRTKELNITKPEAEKVTRLIIQTEELKTKLTYSEKETHNLQREVNKLKEAIEEKAVTLDTVTTEIELKNKEIERLARQLDINQTLCNKLQDLEQKTQELKSHKKVDTETIQTLQKDLILEKVNFDKLRNCMEKLGVNTSEIITKDVNVEEMLEKVITNADHETLISEIAAKANVFKLVPCNCSNKEKPDVDETIINPQMEQLSADLAALQVSLENCKAENAKLQVNVATLNSQNGSLISQQMTLQLANSQLAAEKEEILKQLEVLKDKQDNLLRDQVALQTLHEQLNTEYEMLLSEKEPVKAAIRDLKTENRELKENLATYEKKVAELELERENLKIESRNLINLRAEHSKLKEDFRNLFTASDRLKNEYRNMQEEYRNIRSEVAQLKLRNTEMSGEINTKSEVFTSMELEISKTNQHCDMLIQMNKSLDADRRSLMDHVSQLLTQYHELLAHSLKDKQHYHEEEKMFADRVNALCRQKEKLEEKIMEHYKKLDNCTPKRRGFGASFVKRVRKAGTDLINKVPSRSNKRIEDSSRSKSQLTLAGSESGESDPGSQDLEKLCKISDPDQGSSNPSVESPRHSSDLSFNKRFDDTLFKKSENVDMSASLHSIDPVRIPSESNFVRRLSSASIHSGGGDDALMRARARRPHKAVPPSHRNSYQGLERRNXFGLQVPSTPSPVFGAAGTRRTVYLADDNPEVNLNSKPQSTPVKENPTYLVYNRISTVIGDGACKSSGDRPMNEHHRTQEQPRSVDDSEQDRDDARRTASRNDKPDNSKETAIWYEYGCV; via the exons ATGGCTGCATCTGCCAGCGAGATTGAAGACTTCCTAAGTGGACCTCTTATTTCGTGG TTCAAATCATGTCTCCCAGAGCCAGAAG TCAAGAATTATTCTTCCCTCTTCGATGGAGATATCCTACACCACATCTACCTCCAGATTGATCCGGAACCATCATTTCACATAACAAAACTAACAGGACTTGAAGACCAAGCACTCATATTGGGGAGAGTAAAAAACTTTGATGCTATAGTTAAGAATGTAAAAGCATTATATGATGAAGAATTGGGAATGACACTTTTAGTTGTGCCAGAGTGCATTTGCTTGGGAAAGGCGCCAGAATCTCGTGAGGGATTGGAAAATATGAAGCTACTGGCTCTATTATTACTTGGTGCAGCTGTTCAGTGTCCTAACAAAG GTTTCATTACTAGAATCAAAGAACTGGATG GATTACAGCACAATATTGTAGAATGTATAAAACAG GTAACAGACATGCAAACAGTTGTATTGACACCAGATGCAATAGATCTATTCCAATCACCAACTATGTTTAATCACATGAGAAGGCTAGCCAAAGAAAGGGAtcattatttacaaaactggGCATCTTTAGTTCTTAATGAAGGTTTGTGTGAAaacgaaaatgaaaataaaagtgGAAAAAGCAGATCAACACAAAATGTCAATCAGAATAATGGCGAGAGCCAACATCTGGCTGTCGAATTAGCCGATTGGAAAGCAAGGCTTAGAAAACAAAGACAAGAAct ggaAGAAAAATCAGAACAGCTTTCAGAATGTCGAGAAGAATTGGAGCATACAAAGCAAGTGTTGGCGAAATTACGTGCAGATAGTCAAGAGTGGTTTAATGAAGCCAGAAAAGCAGCAGGATATAGAGATGAAGTTGATGCTCTTAGAGAAAAGGCTGAGAGATGTGACAG gTTAGAACAAGAAATTCAGCGGTATCGTGATCGTCTAGCTGATGctgaatattataaaactcgaGTAGCAGAGTTACGCGAAGACAACAAAGCTCTAATGGAAACAAGAGATGCTTTGGAAGAACAACTACAAAGGGCGCGTAAGAGAGCTGAACAATGTTTAACTTTGGAAGCAGCTATGATAAAGCTAAAGAGAGATGCTAACGACATTGCTttg GAAAGAGATGCTGACCAGCAAAAGATTCAAGAACTCATTGAAGAAAATAATCACTTACAATACATAACTAGATCTGTTTTAAGCGAAagtaataatagtaatttaGATACAGATAATGAAGGCGAAAATACGTTAGAGTCGGGTGAAAACAGTTTATCGGAACAATTGACGAGTAATGCACAAGCGCGAGCCTTAAAACTTGAACTAGAAAATAAAAGACTTCTTTCTACTATAGACAGTCTCAGAGAACAATCGTTATTAGAAAGCAGTGACAAAGTTTTAGaattagaaaaagaaaaaaagagacTGACGCTGAAATGTGAacagttacaagaaaattgtaACAGGCTCAAGCAACAAAACTCAGAATTGGAGGAAGTATTTAAGAATGCTTTAGAAGAAAATCGCAAGTTACAAGATTCATTAGATAAGCAGAAGTCTTTTATGGACAGACAAGCTATTGACAGAGATTCAGAGAAAAATAAGTTACAAGACTTTGAAACGCATTTGGAATCTTTAACTAAAGATAAACAAAGAATCCAAATGTTATGTGATTCCATTCAACGACGAGCAGACGACCTGGAGAAAACTTTAGATTCAAGGACTAAAGAACTGAACATCACTAAGCCTGAAGCTGAAAAAGTAACAAGACTGATCATACAAACAGaagaattaaaaacaaaactaacttaTAGTGAAAAAGAGACTCATAATTTACAAAGAGAagtcaataaattaaaagaagcaATAGAGGAGAAAGCAGTGACGCTTGATACAGTCACAACTGAAATTGAActtaaaaataaggaaattgAAAGATTAGCAAGACAACTTGATATAAATCAGACATTATGTAATAAGCTTCAAGACTTAGAACAAAAAACACAAGAGCTAAAATCGCATAAGAAAGTGGATACAGAAACAATACAAACTTTACAAAAAGACTTAATATTAGAGAAAGTTAATTTTGATAAGTTGCGAAACTGTATGGAAAAATTAGGAGTGAATACTTCCGAAATTATAACTAAAGACGTAAACGTCGAAGAAATGTTGGAGAAAGTAATAACTAATGCAGACCACGAGACGTTAATATCTGAAATAGCAGCAAAagcaaatgtttttaaattagTACCTTGTAATTGCAGTAACAAAGAAAAACCTGATGTCGATGAAACTATAATTAATCCACAAATGGAACAGTTATCAGCTGATTTAGCAGCATTGCAAGTTTCATTAGAAAACTGCAAAGCTGAAAATGCAAAACTGCAAGTTAATGTAGCTACATTAAATTCGCAAAATGGATCTCTGATTTCGCAGCAAATGACTTTACAACTTGCAAATAGTCAGCTAGCTGCAGAAAAGGAAGAAATATTGAAGCAATTGGAAGTCTTAAAGGATAAACAGGATAACCTCTTGCGCGATCAAGTAGCTTTGCAAACACTTCACGAACAATTGAACACAGAATATGAAATGTTACTCAGTGAAAAAGAGCCGGTAAAAGCAGCCATTCGGGACTTAAAAACTGAAAATAGGgagttaaaagaaaatttagccACTTATGAGAAAAAGGTTGCAGAACTTGAGTTAGAGCGTGAGAACCTAAAAATAGAATCTAGAAATTTAATTAATCTTAGAGCAGAACATTCAAAACTAAAAGAAGACTTCAGAAACTTATTTACTGCAAGTGATCGCTTGAAAAATGAGTACAGAAATATGCAAGAAGAATATAGAAATATTCGGAGTGAAGTTGCACAATTAAAGCTAAGGAATACTGAGATGTCCGGCGAAATAAACACGAAATCCGAGGTCTTTACAAGTATGGAATTAGAAATAAGCAAAACAAATCAACATTGTGATATGTTGATACAAATGAATAAAAGTTTGGATGCAGATAGAAGATCATTAATGGATCACGTGTCTCAACTTCTCACACAGTATCACGAGTTACTAGCACACTCTTTAAAGGACAAACAACACTATCATGAAGAAGAAAAAATGTTCGCCGACAGAGTAAACGCTCTGTGTcgtcaaaaagaaaaattagaaGAGAAAATTATGGAACATTACAAAAAACTAGACAACTGCACTCCGAAAAGACGAGGATTCGGCGCATCATTCGTTAAACGAGTGCGGAAAGCTGGCACGGACTTGATCAATAAAGTGCCGTCGCGAAGCAACAAACGCATAGAGGACTCGAGTCGATCAAAATCCCAGCTCACGCTCGCCGGCTCCGAGTCCGGCGAATCCGACCCGGGTAGTCAAGATCTAGAGAAACTGTGCAAGATTTCCGACCCAGACCAAGGCTCCTCAAATCCAAGCGTCGAATCACCCAGACACAGTTCcgatttaagttttaacaagCGGTTTGATGACACTCTTTTTAAGAAATCTGAAAATGTAGATATGTCGGCATCGCTACATAGTATAGACCCGGTGAGAATCCCGAGCGAGAGTAACTTCGTCCGGAGGCTGTCGTCGGCGTCCATCCACAGCGGCGGAGGTGACGACGCTCTGATGCGCGCTCGCGCGCGGCGCCCGCACAAAGCCGTTCCG CCTTCACATCGAAATAGTTATCAAGGCTTAGAGAGGAGAAACTAGTTTGGCCTGCAGGTAC CGTCAACACCATCTCCCGTATTCGGCGCAGCCGGAACTCGTCGAACGGTATACTTGGCGGATGACAATCCGGAAGTCAATCTGAATAGCAAGCCGCAAAGTACACCAGTGAAGGAAAATCCTACTTACTTGGTTTACAATAGAATTTCTACGGTAATTGGCGATGGAGCTTGTAAAAGCAGTGGAGACAGACCGATGAACGAGCATCACAGGACGCAGGAGCAGCCGCGCTCAGTGGACGACAGCGAACAAGACAGAGACGACGCGCGGCGGACGGCGAGTCGCAACGACAAGCCTGACAACTCTAAAGAAACGGCTATATGGTACGAGTATGGGTGtgtatga